The segment TCTTCGAAAGAAAAAGGCCATATTGTCTTTCTTTACCCTAAAGTGGCTCTCTGGCACGGCGGGAAGCTATTGGAATTCTTTGCCGCAGTCGGACAACTGGAAATACCGAAAATTTCCCGCAGAAATTTGAATACTATTTTATACTCCACAGGTATCGCCGGAAAGGGCTTTATTGAACCGAGTAAAGAAACGTATTCAAAATCGGAGGAGAAGGCTCTTCTTGTCGCATTGAATTCATATACGAAGGAAAAATTCCTTTCCTTAAAGATTCTACCCGGCACAGTCGAGACGATCTTAGAGCATAAACCTTATAAAACTGTCGCGCAAGTAAGATCATACACGTTCAAGACGAGCACTGCGGGAAGTTTGATGCTTTTTGCAAATTTGATCCTGATCGTTCAAAAAGAGGGATTTGCGGCATTCTTTATCACATTGTTTTTAGTGATCGTTGTATTAATTCTTTTTTATAGAGCCTTTTTGCCGGCCGTACTATCATTGATTCCTTTGCTTTTGGGAATTTTGGTTACGGTGGGCTTTATGGCTTTGATCGATCTAAAACTCAATTTTATGAACGTCCTCGTATTTCCCGTCGTGATCGGGTACGGAATCCAAAACGGAATATATATCTATTATCGTTTTAGGGAGGACCACGATATCGTTAGAGCCATGGCGATGGTTGGACCGGCAGTGATTGCATCCACGTTAACTACATTAGTTGGATGGAGTGCATTATTACTCGCAGATCAAAGAGGATTGCATTCCATCGGAAAAGTAGCGACGATCGGGATTGCCGCTTGCCTCTTAATCGCCTTAACCCTTCTGCCGGCAATCTTGGAATTGGCATACCGTTCCAGAAAGTCCGAGGAATCCGAAACGGTTCCTTTGGGTCTTGGACCCGAGGAAACGGAAGAACCGACGTTGGAAGCGAAGATTCCCGAGGCACTCCGGATTCAACCGAACCAAAGAATAGCCAAGGGCAAGACAGAATCACAGCTTTCGCCCAAGAAAAAAATCCCAAAAAAGAAATCTAAATGATGCGTTTTAGAAAGATACCGACCTTACTTTTCGTTTTTGTCTTCTGCCTTGTTTCAAATTGTACGGTGCGTTATGTGAAATCTGCACCCGAATTTGAAAAATCCTTAACCCAATTCAAAAGAGTCGTAGTGATCTTAGATTCGACGTCTTCGATCGGGCTTCCGGAATCCGGGATGGCAAAGTCGATGTCCGAACAGTATCTAGCTCATCATAAGGAATTCATAGTCTACCCGAATCCGAAAAATAAAGGCGCTGATTGCTCTGGCTTGCCGGGAAAAGCACAGGGAATCTTTACGCTGAAACTTACGGAAGAGTCTCGAAAATCCGAAATTCGGCTATCGGCTCTCGGACAATTAAAGAATTGTTCCTCCAATACTATTCTCTGGGAAGCATTAGCATCCGCCACATATTCGACGGATGGAGAAGACGAGCAATCGCTCCGCAAAACGTATACTCAGAAGTTTGGAGAATCCGTAGCGTCGAAAGCGGTTCCTTACTATCATCTGCTCCGGGCCCTATTCGACGAATTAACGGGTCCTGTACTGAATGAAGCGGAACAGGATGAGAAGATAGAAATAGAGTCTCAATCGTAAACAACGCGAATAGCGTTCGCTACGAATACTTTAAGTTTTTCTTGACCTTTTCGAATTATAGGTTCGGATAAGCGGCGAATTGGGAAATTCCCAGGAGGTTTGATGAACGCAATCAATTCGATTTCTAAGACCGTAACCGGCCTATTCTGGCTATTGTGGATCGGCCTTCTATTTCAAATTATTCGTCTAATCCCGCAATATGACGGAATCATTATACTTTTCGGTTGGGCGATACTGGCAGCTCATGTAATCGAGACGATTATCTATACGATAAGGGCTCCGCAAAGAGGCGGCTTTAAAATATCGGATGCAGCTCAAGTTTTTATCTTCGGCGTTTTTCATCTGATTCCTGTCAGCTTTTCGAACAACAAATGAGGTCTTTTCGATTCGCTAAGTCTCGTCTTGCCTTTGCATTTAAAGCTAGGCCGGCGAATTTCATTTAATGAATCGAAGCATTCGGCTTTAGTCTAACCGTATAGCTCTCCTACGACTGCCAGAGTTACGGTAGCCTTTGCGATCAATTTTTCCCTTTTTTGATGCTCCGCAAAGACTTCCGATTCGGCCACGATTATCGTTTTCCCCTGATAGATAACTTTAGACTCGCATCGGAGACGATCTCCGATGCGAGTCTAAATAAATTAACCTTAAATTCCAGAGTAAGAACTACCTGCTGTTCTCCGATAAGAGTTCCTGCGGCGCCGCCGGCGCTATGATCGGCTAAAGTGGAGATCACTCCGGCATGAACGAAGTTATTCTGCTGCTTATGTTTATCCTGAACAGCTAACGAAGTTCGAATCAAACCGGGTTCGATCTCGAGTAATTCGATTTCTAATAAGCGAACAAAATTAGCTTCTAGAAAAATTTGTTTAACTCTTTCTCTATAATCGGCGCCTCTAGGTTTAAATTCTCGGCTCATCGTTATTTCGAAATCCTTAATACAAAAATGAAAGTTCGGATTCGTAAATTACCAAGGTTTGAATTATCCCGGCCTCGGTAATTTGCCGAGAATTTCGCCGTATTCTTTCGCCATATTTCGAACGATTTCACCTGCAGGCAAAACGGAATCGATCTGGGCGACTCCCTGACCCGCTGACCAGATATCTTTCCAACGTTTAAATTCCTGGTCGATACTATGGGTTCGATTGTTATGAAAATCGTCACCAGCCTTCTCAACCGAACGTCGCAGCCAGTTTGCGGGAATCCCGGAAATTTTTTCAGTGTATACGATTTCTTCGGGAGGAGAGTCCACAATCATTTGCTTATATTCTTCGGAGGCGGAAGCCTCTTTGGAAGCAATAAGCCTGGTCCCGATATAGACTGCATCCGCTCCTAACGAAAGTGCGGCAGCCATTTGCGCTCCTCCGCTGATCGCTCCTGCTGCAATAACAGGTAATCCGACTTCCTTTTTCAAGTACGGAAACAGGCTAAACGGAGAGATCGCTCCTGCGTGTCCACCCGCACCCTGCGCGACCGCGACAAGAGCATCCGCGCCGGACTTAGCGACTATTCTGGCATGCTTTAAAGTCGTGACGTCGCAAAAAACTTTTGTTCCGACGGACTTAGCTTCTCCTACTATGCTCCGAGGACTTCCTAAACTTGTAATGATAAGTTCAACTTTGAACTCCAGAAGCACTTCCAAATGCTTAGCCCAATTCGGATTATGATCCTTATGCAAAATTAAGTTAACACCGATAGGTTTCTTGGTTCTGGAGCGAATTTCCTCCAGCCCTCTCCGCAATTCTTCGATGGTTCTATAATTTTGGGAGGGAAAAGTTCCCAGTCCCCCCGCTTCCGATACGGCGACGACCAGATCCGGATACGAAACAAGAAACATTGGAGCACCGATGATCGGGAGATCGATTCCGAGCATATCGGTGATAGATGTACGTAT is part of the Leptospira broomii serovar Hurstbridge str. 5399 genome and harbors:
- a CDS encoding MXAN_6521/LA_1396 family lipoprotein, producing the protein MKSAPEFEKSLTQFKRVVVILDSTSSIGLPESGMAKSMSEQYLAHHKEFIVYPNPKNKGADCSGLPGKAQGIFTLKLTEESRKSEIRLSALGQLKNCSSNTILWEALASATYSTDGEDEQSLRKTYTQKFGESVASKAVPYYHLLRALFDELTGPVLNEAEQDEKIEIESQS
- a CDS encoding PaaI family thioesterase — its product is MGDRLRCESKVIYQGKTIIVAESEVFAEHQKREKLIAKATVTLAVVGELYG
- a CDS encoding PaaI family thioesterase — translated: MSREFKPRGADYRERVKQIFLEANFVRLLEIELLEIEPGLIRTSLAVQDKHKQQNNFVHAGVISTLADHSAGGAAGTLIGEQQVVLTLEFKVNLFRLASEIVSDASLKLSIRGKR
- a CDS encoding NAD(P)H-dependent flavin oxidoreductase, coding for MKIRTSITDMLGIDLPIIGAPMFLVSYPDLVVAVSEAGGLGTFPSQNYRTIEELRRGLEEIRSRTKKPIGVNLILHKDHNPNWAKHLEVLLEFKVELIITSLGSPRSIVGEAKSVGTKVFCDVTTLKHARIVAKSGADALVAVAQGAGGHAGAISPFSLFPYLKKEVGLPVIAAGAISGGAQMAAALSLGADAVYIGTRLIASKEASASEEYKQMIVDSPPEEIVYTEKISGIPANWLRRSVEKAGDDFHNNRTHSIDQEFKRWKDIWSAGQGVAQIDSVLPAGEIVRNMAKEYGEILGKLPRPG